A window of Puntigrus tetrazona isolate hp1 chromosome 11, ASM1883169v1, whole genome shotgun sequence contains these coding sequences:
- the znf740a gene encoding gastrula zinc finger protein XlCGF46.1 isoform X5, whose translation MSHIPGSSVRDHMKWAGLLGCEAVLSSMALMQASSIAAPKKMMSPLGPASGHGSAQRDAQDRGVQGHMVLPTSMTCPPLVRGHLQAIDFRDAPIGRGPESSVFPHDRPLLRKEADFTAPRLLDEKEMRPGEDMQLKKKNRKSGTPSKVREQDGQAGKAVVDENGNCPLSKVQKNFICDHCYGAFRSGYHLKRHILIHTGEKPFACAVCDMRFIQRYHLERHSLTHTGVKPYACSMCDMRFFQRYHLERHSLTHTGVKPYACTMCDMRFFQRYHLQRHSLIHTGVKPYACSMCDRRFFQRYHLQRHSLTHTGVKPYACSMCDMRFFQRYHLQRHSLTHTGVKPYACSMCDMRFFHRYHLQRHSLTHTGVKPYACTMCDMRFFQRYHLQRHSLTHTGVKPYACSMCDMRFFQRYHLQRHSLTHTGVKPYACSMCDMRFFQRYHLERHSLTHTGEKPFACDMCDMRFIQRYHLERHKRVHSGEKPYQCERCQQNFSRTDRLLRHRRLCQGRGVAKVEAQPCSFTQEPPAAPPSTWSPLHPAPGRLAV comes from the exons ATGTCACACATACCCGGCAGCTCGGTCCGGGACCACATGAAATGG GCAGGGCTGTTGGGATGTGAAGCGGTTCTGTCCAGCATGGCTCTGATGCAGGCCAGCTCCATCGCCGCTCCTAAGAAAATGATGTCGCCCTTGGGTCCGGCTTCGGGCCACGGTTCGGCCCAGAGGGACGCGCAGGACCGCGGGGTGCAAGGACACATGGTCCTACCGACGAGCATGACCTGCCCTCCACTGGTTAGGGGACACCTTCAAGCTATAGATTTTAGAGATGCACCGATTGGCCGGGGACCGGAGTCCTCCGTTTTTCCGCATGATCGGCCG CTTCTGCGGAAGGAGGCTGATTTTACGGCTCCCCGTCTGCTGGATGAGAAGGAAATGAGACCCGGTGAAGACATGCAGCTGAAGAAAAAGAACAGGAAGTCGGGAACACCCTCAAAAGTGAGAGAGCAGGACGGGCAGGCGGGGAAG GCGGTCGTGGACGAAAACGGAAACTGTCCACTTTCAAAAGTCCAGAAGAACTTTATCTGTGATCACTGTTACGGGGCCTTCAGGAGCGGATATCACCTGAAGAGACACATTCTCATTCACACCG GAGAAAAGCCGTTCGCCTGTGCCGTGTGTGACATGAGATTTATCCAGCGCTACCACTTGGAGCGACACAGCCTCACTCACACTG GAGTGAAGCCGTATGCTTGTTCCATGTGTGACATGCGGTTTTTCCAACGTTACCACTTGGAGAGGCACAGCCTCACTCATACTG GGGTCAAACCATATGCTTGCACCATGTGTGACATGAGATTTTTCCAAAGATACCACCTTCAGCGACACAGCCTCATTCATACGG GGGTGAAGCCGTATGCTTGCTCCATGTGTGACAGGCGTTTTTTCCAACGTTACCACCTCCAGAGACACAGCCTCACTCATACGG GAGTGAAGCCGTATGCTTGTTCCATGTGTGACATGAGGTTTTTTCAGCGTTACCACCTGCAGAGACACAGCCTAACCCATACGG GAGTGAAGCCGTATGCTTGTTCCATGTGTGACATGCGTTTTTTCCACCGTTACCATCTGCAGAGACACAGCCTCACTCATACTG GGGTGAAGCCTTATGCTTGCACCATGTGCGACATGCGTTTTTTCCAACGCTACCATCTACAGAGACACAGCCTCACCCACACGG GGGTGAAGCCGTATGCTTGCTCGATGTGTGACATGAGGTTTTTTCAGCGTTACCACCTGCAGAGACACAGCCTCACTCATACGG GGGTGAAGCCGTATGCTTGCTCGATGTGCGACATGCGGTTTTTCCAACGTTACCACTTGGAAAGACACAGCCTGACTCACACTG GAGAGAAGCCGTTCGCTTGCGACATGTGCGACATGCGGTTCATTCAGAGGTACCACCTGGAGAGACACAAGCGCGTTCACAGCGGTGAAAAGCCGTACCAGTGTGAACGCTGCCAGCAG AACTTCTCGCGGACAGACAGACTGTTGAGACACCGGCGACTGTGTCAGGGTCGTGGCGTGGCCAAAGTGGAGGCCCAGCCTTGTTCTTTCACCCAGGAGCCTCCCGCAGCCCCTCCGTCCACGTGGAGTCCTCTACATCCCGCCCCGGGCCGGCTCGCCGTCTGA
- the znf740a gene encoding gastrula zinc finger protein XlCGF46.1 isoform X16, which yields MSHIPGSSVRDHMKWAGLLGCEAVLSSMALMQASSIAAPKKMMSPLGPASGHGSAQRDAQDRGVQGHMVLPTSMTCPPLVRGHLQAIDFRDAPIGRGPESSVFPHDRPLLRKEADFTAPRLLDEKEMRPGEDMQLKKKNRKSGTPSKVREQDGQAGKAVVDENGNCPLSKVQKNFICDHCYGAFRSGYHLKRHILIHTGEKPFACAVCDMRFIQRYHLERHSLTHTGVKPYACSMCDRRFFQRYHLQRHSLTHTGVKPYACSMCDMRFFQRYHLQRHSLTHTGVKPFACTMCDMRFFQRYHLQRHTITHTGVKPYACSMCDMRFFHRYHLQRHSLTHTGVKPYACTMCDMRFFQRYHLQRHSLTHTGVKPYACSMCDMRFFQRYHLQRHSLTHTGVKPYACSMCDMRFFQRYHLERHSLTHTGEKPFACDMCDMRFIQRYHLERHKRVHSGEKPYQCERCQQNFSRTDRLLRHRRLCQGRGVAKVEAQPCSFTQEPPAAPPSTWSPLHPAPGRLAV from the exons ATGTCACACATACCCGGCAGCTCGGTCCGGGACCACATGAAATGG GCAGGGCTGTTGGGATGTGAAGCGGTTCTGTCCAGCATGGCTCTGATGCAGGCCAGCTCCATCGCCGCTCCTAAGAAAATGATGTCGCCCTTGGGTCCGGCTTCGGGCCACGGTTCGGCCCAGAGGGACGCGCAGGACCGCGGGGTGCAAGGACACATGGTCCTACCGACGAGCATGACCTGCCCTCCACTGGTTAGGGGACACCTTCAAGCTATAGATTTTAGAGATGCACCGATTGGCCGGGGACCGGAGTCCTCCGTTTTTCCGCATGATCGGCCG CTTCTGCGGAAGGAGGCTGATTTTACGGCTCCCCGTCTGCTGGATGAGAAGGAAATGAGACCCGGTGAAGACATGCAGCTGAAGAAAAAGAACAGGAAGTCGGGAACACCCTCAAAAGTGAGAGAGCAGGACGGGCAGGCGGGGAAG GCGGTCGTGGACGAAAACGGAAACTGTCCACTTTCAAAAGTCCAGAAGAACTTTATCTGTGATCACTGTTACGGGGCCTTCAGGAGCGGATATCACCTGAAGAGACACATTCTCATTCACACCG GAGAAAAGCCGTTCGCCTGTGCCGTGTGTGACATGAGATTTATCCAGCGCTACCACTTGGAGCGACACAGCCTCACTCACACTG GGGTGAAGCCGTATGCTTGCTCCATGTGTGACAGGCGTTTTTTCCAACGTTACCACCTCCAGAGACACAGCCTCACTCATACGG GAGTGAAGCCGTATGCTTGTTCCATGTGTGACATGAGGTTTTTTCAGCGTTACCACCTGCAGAGACACAGCCTAACCCATACGG GGGTGAAGCCCTTTGCTTGCACAATGTGTGATATGAGGTTTTTCCAACGCTACCATCTCCAGAGACACACCATCACCCACACGG GAGTGAAGCCGTATGCTTGTTCCATGTGTGACATGCGTTTTTTCCACCGTTACCATCTGCAGAGACACAGCCTCACTCATACTG GGGTGAAGCCTTATGCTTGCACCATGTGCGACATGCGTTTTTTCCAACGCTACCATCTACAGAGACACAGCCTCACCCACACGG GGGTGAAGCCGTATGCTTGCTCGATGTGTGACATGAGGTTTTTTCAGCGTTACCACCTGCAGAGACACAGCCTCACTCATACGG GGGTGAAGCCGTATGCTTGCTCGATGTGCGACATGCGGTTTTTCCAACGTTACCACTTGGAAAGACACAGCCTGACTCACACTG GAGAGAAGCCGTTCGCTTGCGACATGTGCGACATGCGGTTCATTCAGAGGTACCACCTGGAGAGACACAAGCGCGTTCACAGCGGTGAAAAGCCGTACCAGTGTGAACGCTGCCAGCAG AACTTCTCGCGGACAGACAGACTGTTGAGACACCGGCGACTGTGTCAGGGTCGTGGCGTGGCCAAAGTGGAGGCCCAGCCTTGTTCTTTCACCCAGGAGCCTCCCGCAGCCCCTCCGTCCACGTGGAGTCCTCTACATCCCGCCCCGGGCCGGCTCGCCGTCTGA
- the znf740a gene encoding zinc finger protein 771 isoform X17, with protein MSHIPGSSVRDHMKWAGLLGCEAVLSSMALMQASSIAAPKKMMSPLGPASGHGSAQRDAQDRGVQGHMVLPTSMTCPPLVRGHLQAIDFRDAPIGRGPESSVFPHDRPLLRKEADFTAPRLLDEKEMRPGEDMQLKKKNRKSGTPSKVREQDGQAGKAVVDENGNCPLSKVQKNFICDHCYGAFRSGYHLKRHILIHTGEKPFACAVCDMRFIQRYHLERHSLTHTGVKPYACSMCDMRFFQRYHLERHSLTHTGVKPYACTMCDMRFFQRYHLQRHSLIHTGVKPYACSMCDRRFFQRYHLQRHSLTHTGVKPYACSMCDMRFFHRYHLQRHSLTHTGVKPYACSMCDMRFFQRYHLQRHSLTHTGVKPYACSMCDMRFFQRYHLERHSLTHTGEKPFACDMCDMRFIQRYHLERHKRVHSGEKPYQCERCQQNFSRTDRLLRHRRLCQGRGVAKVEAQPCSFTQEPPAAPPSTWSPLHPAPGRLAV; from the exons ATGTCACACATACCCGGCAGCTCGGTCCGGGACCACATGAAATGG GCAGGGCTGTTGGGATGTGAAGCGGTTCTGTCCAGCATGGCTCTGATGCAGGCCAGCTCCATCGCCGCTCCTAAGAAAATGATGTCGCCCTTGGGTCCGGCTTCGGGCCACGGTTCGGCCCAGAGGGACGCGCAGGACCGCGGGGTGCAAGGACACATGGTCCTACCGACGAGCATGACCTGCCCTCCACTGGTTAGGGGACACCTTCAAGCTATAGATTTTAGAGATGCACCGATTGGCCGGGGACCGGAGTCCTCCGTTTTTCCGCATGATCGGCCG CTTCTGCGGAAGGAGGCTGATTTTACGGCTCCCCGTCTGCTGGATGAGAAGGAAATGAGACCCGGTGAAGACATGCAGCTGAAGAAAAAGAACAGGAAGTCGGGAACACCCTCAAAAGTGAGAGAGCAGGACGGGCAGGCGGGGAAG GCGGTCGTGGACGAAAACGGAAACTGTCCACTTTCAAAAGTCCAGAAGAACTTTATCTGTGATCACTGTTACGGGGCCTTCAGGAGCGGATATCACCTGAAGAGACACATTCTCATTCACACCG GAGAAAAGCCGTTCGCCTGTGCCGTGTGTGACATGAGATTTATCCAGCGCTACCACTTGGAGCGACACAGCCTCACTCACACTG GAGTGAAGCCGTATGCTTGTTCCATGTGTGACATGCGGTTTTTCCAACGTTACCACTTGGAGAGGCACAGCCTCACTCATACTG GGGTCAAACCATATGCTTGCACCATGTGTGACATGAGATTTTTCCAAAGATACCACCTTCAGCGACACAGCCTCATTCATACGG GGGTGAAGCCGTATGCTTGCTCCATGTGTGACAGGCGTTTTTTCCAACGTTACCACCTCCAGAGACACAGCCTCACTCATACGG GAGTGAAGCCGTATGCTTGTTCCATGTGTGACATGCGTTTTTTCCACCGTTACCATCTGCAGAGACACAGCCTCACTCATACTG GGGTGAAGCCGTATGCTTGCTCGATGTGTGACATGAGGTTTTTTCAGCGTTACCACCTGCAGAGACACAGCCTCACTCATACGG GGGTGAAGCCGTATGCTTGCTCGATGTGCGACATGCGGTTTTTCCAACGTTACCACTTGGAAAGACACAGCCTGACTCACACTG GAGAGAAGCCGTTCGCTTGCGACATGTGCGACATGCGGTTCATTCAGAGGTACCACCTGGAGAGACACAAGCGCGTTCACAGCGGTGAAAAGCCGTACCAGTGTGAACGCTGCCAGCAG AACTTCTCGCGGACAGACAGACTGTTGAGACACCGGCGACTGTGTCAGGGTCGTGGCGTGGCCAAAGTGGAGGCCCAGCCTTGTTCTTTCACCCAGGAGCCTCCCGCAGCCCCTCCGTCCACGTGGAGTCCTCTACATCCCGCCCCGGGCCGGCTCGCCGTCTGA
- the znf740a gene encoding zinc finger protein 2 isoform X1 yields the protein MSHIPGSSVRDHMKWAGLLGCEAVLSSMALMQASSIAAPKKMMSPLGPASGHGSAQRDAQDRGVQGHMVLPTSMTCPPLVRGHLQAIDFRDAPIGRGPESSVFPHDRPLLRKEADFTAPRLLDEKEMRPGEDMQLKKKNRKSGTPSKVREQDGQAGKAVVDENGNCPLSKVQKNFICDHCYGAFRSGYHLKRHILIHTGEKPFACAVCDMRFIQRYHLERHSLTHTGVKPYACSMCDMRFFQRYHLERHSLTHTGVKPYACTMCDMRFFQRYHLQRHSLIHTGVKPYACSMCDRRFFQRYHLQRHSLTHTGVKPYACSMCDMRFFQRYHLQRHSLTHTGVKPFACTMCDMRFFQRYHLQRHTITHTGVKPYACSMCDMRFFHRYHLQRHSLTHTGVKPYACTMCDMRFFQRYHLQRHSLTHTGVKPYACSMCDMRFFQRYHLQRHSLTHTGVKPYACSMCDMRFFQRYHLERHSLTHTGEKPFACDMCDMRFIQRYHLERHKRVHSGEKPYQCERCQQNFSRTDRLLRHRRLCQGRGVAKVEAQPCSFTQEPPAAPPSTWSPLHPAPGRLAV from the exons ATGTCACACATACCCGGCAGCTCGGTCCGGGACCACATGAAATGG GCAGGGCTGTTGGGATGTGAAGCGGTTCTGTCCAGCATGGCTCTGATGCAGGCCAGCTCCATCGCCGCTCCTAAGAAAATGATGTCGCCCTTGGGTCCGGCTTCGGGCCACGGTTCGGCCCAGAGGGACGCGCAGGACCGCGGGGTGCAAGGACACATGGTCCTACCGACGAGCATGACCTGCCCTCCACTGGTTAGGGGACACCTTCAAGCTATAGATTTTAGAGATGCACCGATTGGCCGGGGACCGGAGTCCTCCGTTTTTCCGCATGATCGGCCG CTTCTGCGGAAGGAGGCTGATTTTACGGCTCCCCGTCTGCTGGATGAGAAGGAAATGAGACCCGGTGAAGACATGCAGCTGAAGAAAAAGAACAGGAAGTCGGGAACACCCTCAAAAGTGAGAGAGCAGGACGGGCAGGCGGGGAAG GCGGTCGTGGACGAAAACGGAAACTGTCCACTTTCAAAAGTCCAGAAGAACTTTATCTGTGATCACTGTTACGGGGCCTTCAGGAGCGGATATCACCTGAAGAGACACATTCTCATTCACACCG GAGAAAAGCCGTTCGCCTGTGCCGTGTGTGACATGAGATTTATCCAGCGCTACCACTTGGAGCGACACAGCCTCACTCACACTG GAGTGAAGCCGTATGCTTGTTCCATGTGTGACATGCGGTTTTTCCAACGTTACCACTTGGAGAGGCACAGCCTCACTCATACTG GGGTCAAACCATATGCTTGCACCATGTGTGACATGAGATTTTTCCAAAGATACCACCTTCAGCGACACAGCCTCATTCATACGG GGGTGAAGCCGTATGCTTGCTCCATGTGTGACAGGCGTTTTTTCCAACGTTACCACCTCCAGAGACACAGCCTCACTCATACGG GAGTGAAGCCGTATGCTTGTTCCATGTGTGACATGAGGTTTTTTCAGCGTTACCACCTGCAGAGACACAGCCTAACCCATACGG GGGTGAAGCCCTTTGCTTGCACAATGTGTGATATGAGGTTTTTCCAACGCTACCATCTCCAGAGACACACCATCACCCACACGG GAGTGAAGCCGTATGCTTGTTCCATGTGTGACATGCGTTTTTTCCACCGTTACCATCTGCAGAGACACAGCCTCACTCATACTG GGGTGAAGCCTTATGCTTGCACCATGTGCGACATGCGTTTTTTCCAACGCTACCATCTACAGAGACACAGCCTCACCCACACGG GGGTGAAGCCGTATGCTTGCTCGATGTGTGACATGAGGTTTTTTCAGCGTTACCACCTGCAGAGACACAGCCTCACTCATACGG GGGTGAAGCCGTATGCTTGCTCGATGTGCGACATGCGGTTTTTCCAACGTTACCACTTGGAAAGACACAGCCTGACTCACACTG GAGAGAAGCCGTTCGCTTGCGACATGTGCGACATGCGGTTCATTCAGAGGTACCACCTGGAGAGACACAAGCGCGTTCACAGCGGTGAAAAGCCGTACCAGTGTGAACGCTGCCAGCAG AACTTCTCGCGGACAGACAGACTGTTGAGACACCGGCGACTGTGTCAGGGTCGTGGCGTGGCCAAAGTGGAGGCCCAGCCTTGTTCTTTCACCCAGGAGCCTCCCGCAGCCCCTCCGTCCACGTGGAGTCCTCTACATCCCGCCCCGGGCCGGCTCGCCGTCTGA
- the znf740a gene encoding gastrula zinc finger protein XlCGF46.1 isoform X7, protein MSHIPGSSVRDHMKWAGLLGCEAVLSSMALMQASSIAAPKKMMSPLGPASGHGSAQRDAQDRGVQGHMVLPTSMTCPPLVRGHLQAIDFRDAPIGRGPESSVFPHDRPLLRKEADFTAPRLLDEKEMRPGEDMQLKKKNRKSGTPSKVREQDGQAGKAVVDENGNCPLSKVQKNFICDHCYGAFRSGYHLKRHILIHTGEKPFACAVCDMRFIQRYHLERHSLTHTGVKPYACTMCDMRFFQRYHLQRHSLIHTGVKPYACSMCDRRFFQRYHLQRHSLTHTGVKPYACSMCDMRFFQRYHLQRHSLTHTGVKPFACTMCDMRFFQRYHLQRHTITHTGVKPYACSMCDMRFFHRYHLQRHSLTHTGVKPYACTMCDMRFFQRYHLQRHSLTHTGVKPYACSMCDMRFFQRYHLQRHSLTHTGVKPYACSMCDMRFFQRYHLERHSLTHTGEKPFACDMCDMRFIQRYHLERHKRVHSGEKPYQCERCQQNFSRTDRLLRHRRLCQGRGVAKVEAQPCSFTQEPPAAPPSTWSPLHPAPGRLAV, encoded by the exons ATGTCACACATACCCGGCAGCTCGGTCCGGGACCACATGAAATGG GCAGGGCTGTTGGGATGTGAAGCGGTTCTGTCCAGCATGGCTCTGATGCAGGCCAGCTCCATCGCCGCTCCTAAGAAAATGATGTCGCCCTTGGGTCCGGCTTCGGGCCACGGTTCGGCCCAGAGGGACGCGCAGGACCGCGGGGTGCAAGGACACATGGTCCTACCGACGAGCATGACCTGCCCTCCACTGGTTAGGGGACACCTTCAAGCTATAGATTTTAGAGATGCACCGATTGGCCGGGGACCGGAGTCCTCCGTTTTTCCGCATGATCGGCCG CTTCTGCGGAAGGAGGCTGATTTTACGGCTCCCCGTCTGCTGGATGAGAAGGAAATGAGACCCGGTGAAGACATGCAGCTGAAGAAAAAGAACAGGAAGTCGGGAACACCCTCAAAAGTGAGAGAGCAGGACGGGCAGGCGGGGAAG GCGGTCGTGGACGAAAACGGAAACTGTCCACTTTCAAAAGTCCAGAAGAACTTTATCTGTGATCACTGTTACGGGGCCTTCAGGAGCGGATATCACCTGAAGAGACACATTCTCATTCACACCG GAGAAAAGCCGTTCGCCTGTGCCGTGTGTGACATGAGATTTATCCAGCGCTACCACTTGGAGCGACACAGCCTCACTCACACTG GGGTCAAACCATATGCTTGCACCATGTGTGACATGAGATTTTTCCAAAGATACCACCTTCAGCGACACAGCCTCATTCATACGG GGGTGAAGCCGTATGCTTGCTCCATGTGTGACAGGCGTTTTTTCCAACGTTACCACCTCCAGAGACACAGCCTCACTCATACGG GAGTGAAGCCGTATGCTTGTTCCATGTGTGACATGAGGTTTTTTCAGCGTTACCACCTGCAGAGACACAGCCTAACCCATACGG GGGTGAAGCCCTTTGCTTGCACAATGTGTGATATGAGGTTTTTCCAACGCTACCATCTCCAGAGACACACCATCACCCACACGG GAGTGAAGCCGTATGCTTGTTCCATGTGTGACATGCGTTTTTTCCACCGTTACCATCTGCAGAGACACAGCCTCACTCATACTG GGGTGAAGCCTTATGCTTGCACCATGTGCGACATGCGTTTTTTCCAACGCTACCATCTACAGAGACACAGCCTCACCCACACGG GGGTGAAGCCGTATGCTTGCTCGATGTGTGACATGAGGTTTTTTCAGCGTTACCACCTGCAGAGACACAGCCTCACTCATACGG GGGTGAAGCCGTATGCTTGCTCGATGTGCGACATGCGGTTTTTCCAACGTTACCACTTGGAAAGACACAGCCTGACTCACACTG GAGAGAAGCCGTTCGCTTGCGACATGTGCGACATGCGGTTCATTCAGAGGTACCACCTGGAGAGACACAAGCGCGTTCACAGCGGTGAAAAGCCGTACCAGTGTGAACGCTGCCAGCAG AACTTCTCGCGGACAGACAGACTGTTGAGACACCGGCGACTGTGTCAGGGTCGTGGCGTGGCCAAAGTGGAGGCCCAGCCTTGTTCTTTCACCCAGGAGCCTCCCGCAGCCCCTCCGTCCACGTGGAGTCCTCTACATCCCGCCCCGGGCCGGCTCGCCGTCTGA
- the znf740a gene encoding zinc finger protein 771 isoform X22, producing the protein MSHIPGSSVRDHMKWAGLLGCEAVLSSMALMQASSIAAPKKMMSPLGPASGHGSAQRDAQDRGVQGHMVLPTSMTCPPLVRGHLQAIDFRDAPIGRGPESSVFPHDRPLLRKEADFTAPRLLDEKEMRPGEDMQLKKKNRKSGTPSKVREQDGQAGKAVVDENGNCPLSKVQKNFICDHCYGAFRSGYHLKRHILIHTGEKPFACAVCDMRFIQRYHLERHSLTHTGVKPYACSMCDMRFFQRYHLERHSLTHTGVKPYACTMCDMRFFQRYHLQRHSLIHTGVKPYACSMCDRRFFQRYHLQRHSLTHTGVKPYACSMCDMRFFQRYHLQRHSLTHTGVKPYACSMCDMRFFQRYHLERHSLTHTGEKPFACDMCDMRFIQRYHLERHKRVHSGEKPYQCERCQQNFSRTDRLLRHRRLCQGRGVAKVEAQPCSFTQEPPAAPPSTWSPLHPAPGRLAV; encoded by the exons ATGTCACACATACCCGGCAGCTCGGTCCGGGACCACATGAAATGG GCAGGGCTGTTGGGATGTGAAGCGGTTCTGTCCAGCATGGCTCTGATGCAGGCCAGCTCCATCGCCGCTCCTAAGAAAATGATGTCGCCCTTGGGTCCGGCTTCGGGCCACGGTTCGGCCCAGAGGGACGCGCAGGACCGCGGGGTGCAAGGACACATGGTCCTACCGACGAGCATGACCTGCCCTCCACTGGTTAGGGGACACCTTCAAGCTATAGATTTTAGAGATGCACCGATTGGCCGGGGACCGGAGTCCTCCGTTTTTCCGCATGATCGGCCG CTTCTGCGGAAGGAGGCTGATTTTACGGCTCCCCGTCTGCTGGATGAGAAGGAAATGAGACCCGGTGAAGACATGCAGCTGAAGAAAAAGAACAGGAAGTCGGGAACACCCTCAAAAGTGAGAGAGCAGGACGGGCAGGCGGGGAAG GCGGTCGTGGACGAAAACGGAAACTGTCCACTTTCAAAAGTCCAGAAGAACTTTATCTGTGATCACTGTTACGGGGCCTTCAGGAGCGGATATCACCTGAAGAGACACATTCTCATTCACACCG GAGAAAAGCCGTTCGCCTGTGCCGTGTGTGACATGAGATTTATCCAGCGCTACCACTTGGAGCGACACAGCCTCACTCACACTG GAGTGAAGCCGTATGCTTGTTCCATGTGTGACATGCGGTTTTTCCAACGTTACCACTTGGAGAGGCACAGCCTCACTCATACTG GGGTCAAACCATATGCTTGCACCATGTGTGACATGAGATTTTTCCAAAGATACCACCTTCAGCGACACAGCCTCATTCATACGG GGGTGAAGCCGTATGCTTGCTCCATGTGTGACAGGCGTTTTTTCCAACGTTACCACCTCCAGAGACACAGCCTCACTCATACGG GGGTGAAGCCGTATGCTTGCTCGATGTGTGACATGAGGTTTTTTCAGCGTTACCACCTGCAGAGACACAGCCTCACTCATACGG GGGTGAAGCCGTATGCTTGCTCGATGTGCGACATGCGGTTTTTCCAACGTTACCACTTGGAAAGACACAGCCTGACTCACACTG GAGAGAAGCCGTTCGCTTGCGACATGTGCGACATGCGGTTCATTCAGAGGTACCACCTGGAGAGACACAAGCGCGTTCACAGCGGTGAAAAGCCGTACCAGTGTGAACGCTGCCAGCAG AACTTCTCGCGGACAGACAGACTGTTGAGACACCGGCGACTGTGTCAGGGTCGTGGCGTGGCCAAAGTGGAGGCCCAGCCTTGTTCTTTCACCCAGGAGCCTCCCGCAGCCCCTCCGTCCACGTGGAGTCCTCTACATCCCGCCCCGGGCCGGCTCGCCGTCTGA